A stretch of the Pseudopipra pipra isolate bDixPip1 chromosome 11, bDixPip1.hap1, whole genome shotgun sequence genome encodes the following:
- the LOC135420371 gene encoding HAUS augmin-like complex subunit 3, which translates to MSSWRYSQAFPLDTVNRAADFMATLRLIYPHADTLCEKDFEWLFDCPKTKQFLEWFCSTVGEENVLSPAEVEAYDALLAAGKPILEDDALEEALQMCCQIPQLPSMIPEIKGPSPEVLQQELQELKDYHDLQFWRNSKLLAWTDKLQQEQRYLEEEEKVVKQDLRMAQRDLEMKVFQTRAVLNQVSKAEKHLTECHGNMGKGQQPSLLCQMDLGPYMELEQKDTDAFENFIQQVLPGSIQASDAWEARAQGESSLKEGLEAGTQMGSYWEISERGRGAPYQECAKTPCKVAPASQGILVQESRAELLVEGSNEREVLSMEGEEKRNDSQEVTDKMNTKKTSMPESLGSDEDELLEDQDSFWKELGRIETAHICAQREVIVMSAKVEGNHAALQWAQRTLEALEDNQHAVEAKLQGQAEGLQNQIHILCFDMTHTLTHQLPPLLKAEARHAHLPALHRHLSLEAAWLQNTARRQEEAAAWVLGQQNRMDLLELQLERERQELEHKAAWLGEVENAMREEAQSRLQEQQNYFKDASSSQKHRSRKWIDPKDVTAARLWDMLMHEDHEKQPFRSYEAIAAKCSQLVEKKRALEAQLVAPMPQIPALEASIEVLYRQLYNSHNQLQLSSPEITELMQQLKIMQEKLHKMLVDLWSDLQVKRRSLQENPTLQTERNLYVYFYCNEDRLREEVEELEKQARASSKGHLMELPYAKE; encoded by the exons ATGTCCAGCTGGAGATACTCCCAGGCCTTCCCACTGGACACTGTCAACAGAGCAGCAGACTTTATGGCAACGCTAAGGCTGATCTACCCCCATGCAGACACCCTCTGTGAGAAGGACTTCGAGTGGCTCTTTGACTGCCCTAAGACAAAGCAGTTCCTCGAGTGGTTCTGCAGCACAGTGGGTGAGGAGAACGTGCTGAGCCCAGCTGAGGTGGAGGCCTATGATGCCCTGCTGGCTGCAGGAAAGCCCATCTTGGAGGATGATGCCCTTGAGGAGGCATTGCAGATGTGCTGCCAGATCCCACAGCTCCCGAGCATGATACCAGAGATCAAGGGTCCCTCTCCAGaggtcctgcagcaggagcttcAGGAGCTGAAGGATTATCATGACCTGCAGTTCTGGCGGAACAGCAAGCTGCTGGCTTGGACAGacaagctgcagcaggagcagaggtacttggaggaggaggagaaagtggTGAAGCAGGACTTGAGGATGGCTCAGAGGGACTTGGAAATGAAGGTCTTCCAAACCAGAGCTGTCTTGAACCAGGTCAGCAAGGCTGAAAAGCACTTGACAGAGTGTCATGGGAACATGGGGAAAGGCCAGCAGCCATCACTGCTGTGCCAGATGGATCTTGGCCCTTACATGGAGCTAGAACAAAAGGACACTGATGCGTTTGAAAACTTCATTCAGCAGGTCCTACCAGGGAGTATCCAGGCTTCAGATGCTTGGGAAGCaagggcacagggagagagcagTCTGAAGGAAGGGCTGGAGGCTGGGACACAGATGGGTTCATACTGGGAAATATCAGAGCGAGGAAGAGGAGCTCCTTATCAAGAATGCGCAAAGACACCATGCAAGGTGGCACCAGCAAGTCAGGGAATACTGGTCCAAGAATCAAGGGCAGAGCTGCTAGTGGAGGGGAGCAATGAGAGGGAGGTGTTGAGTATGGAGGgtgaggagaaaagaaatgaCAGCCAGGAAGTCACAGATAAAATGAACACTAAGAAAACATCGATGCCAGAAAGCCTTGGTAGTGATGAAGATGAGCTACTGGAGGATCAAGATAGCTTCTGGAAGGAGCTGGGCCGAATAGAGACAGCACATATCTGCGCCCAGAGGGAGGTGATAGTCATGTCAGCAAAAGTGGAAGGCAACCATGCTGCGCTGCAGTGGGCCCAGAGGACTCTGGAAGCTCTTGAGGATAACCAG CATGCAGTCGAGGCGAAGCTCCAGGGCCAGGCTGAGGGGCTTCAGAACCAGATTCACATCCTGTGCTTCGACATGACACACACTCTGACCCACCAGTTACCACCCCTGCTGAAGGCAGAGGCCCGCCATGCTCACCTGCCCGCCCTGCACAGGCACCTCAGCCTGGAAGCTGCCTGGCTGCAGAACACTGccaggaggcaggaggaggcagctgcaTGGGTGTTGGGCCAGCAGAACCGCATGGATCTGCTGGAGCTCCAGCTGGAAcgggagaggcaggagctggaacACAAGGCTGCTTGGCTGGGGGAGGTTGAAAACGCCATGAGGGAAGAAGCCCAGAgcaggctgcaggagcagcagaactACTTCAAAGATGCCAGCTCCTCCCAGAAGCATCGTTCACGCAAATGGATAGACCCCAAAGACGTCACTGCTGCACG GCTCTGGGACATGCTGATGCATGAAGATCACGAGAAGCAGCCTTTCCGCAGCTATGAGGCCATAGCAGCCAAGTGTTCCCAGTTGGTTGAGAAGAAGAGGGCACTGGAAGCCCAGCTGGTAGCTCCTATGCCCCAGATACCTGCCCTGGAGGCCTCCATAGAGGTGCTCTACCGGCAGCTGTACAACAGCCACAaccagctgcagctctcctcGCCG GAGATCACCGAGCTGATGCAGCAACTGAAGATCATGCAGGAGAAACTCCACAAAATGCTGGTAGACCTCTGGAGTGACTTGCAGGTCAAACGCAGGTCTCTGCAGGAGAACCCCACCCTGCAGACAGAGCGCAACCTTTATGTGTATTTTTACTGCAATGAGGATCGGCTGAGAGAAGAGGTGGAGGAGCTCGAGAAGCAGGCAAGAGCTTCCTCCAAGGGACACCTGATGGAGCTGCCCTATGCAAAGGAGTAG